A window from Marinagarivorans cellulosilyticus encodes these proteins:
- a CDS encoding YbjQ family protein, with the protein MILSNTTDVVGYKVTESIGLVNGSIVQSKHVGRDIMAGLKTLIGGEIAGYTEMLSDARDKAIQRMAKEAEGKGANAVINIRFTTSAISQGMSEILVYGTAVVLTKI; encoded by the coding sequence ATGATTTTATCAAATACGACAGACGTTGTCGGTTATAAAGTTACCGAATCCATCGGTTTGGTGAATGGTAGTATTGTTCAGTCTAAGCATGTGGGTAGGGATATTATGGCTGGGCTTAAAACATTGATTGGTGGTGAAATAGCCGGCTATACCGAAATGTTATCGGACGCCCGGGATAAAGCGATACAGCGTATGGCTAAAGAGGCTGAAGGCAAAGGTGCAAACGCCGTAATCAATATTCGTTTTACAACCAGTGCTATATCTCAGGGTATGTCTGAAATTCTCGTATACGGTACGGCTGTAGTACTCACGAAAATATAG
- a CDS encoding IS3 family transposase (programmed frameshift) translates to MTKKRTNRVYTQEFKKEAVALVTNEGYSVAKAAESLGIRANLLYRWKDNEEAQKTGVAPSCEERAELVRLRKEVKELRMEKEIFKKGECLLRERNEVKFGFIDERSADFPVRLLCRVMKVGKSAFYSWRQRPKPVISAEDLHVNSRMKALFDQSRGSLGSRELAKKLNEEGITIGRGKTRRRMKSLGLIVQQRTAYKVTTKRDERAGVADNLLNQNFNPVGINQVWAGDITYLKTTQGWMYLAVVMDLYSRRIVGWAIDKRMTTSLICEAINRAVAIRQPPKGLVFHSDRGSQYTSKRFGKLLKSHGIRASMGDVGACWDNAVVERFFGSLKHDWLFKVPMHSRKSMKKDVGLYMKYYNSDRLHSANDDLSPAAYERRHLQQEALYG, encoded by the exons ATGACCAAAAAACGTACAAATAGAGTCTATACCCAAGAATTCAAAAAAGAAGCCGTTGCCCTAGTGACCAATGAGGGTTATTCGGTAGCGAAAGCGGCAGAATCGCTGGGCATAAGGGCTAACTTGCTCTATCGCTGGAAAGACAATGAGGAGGCCCAAAAGACCGGAGTCGCTCCCAGTTGCGAGGAGCGCGCAGAGCTTGTTCGGCTGCGAAAAGAAGTTAAAGAATTGCGGATGGAGAAAGAAATTT TTAAAAAAGGCGAGTGCCTTCTTCGCGAAAGAAATGAAGTGAAATTTGGCTTTATTGATGAGAGGTCGGCGGATTTCCCGGTACGACTACTGTGCCGTGTAATGAAAGTTGGTAAATCAGCATTTTACAGCTGGCGACAACGCCCCAAGCCTGTGATCAGTGCCGAAGATCTGCATGTAAATTCGCGAATGAAGGCGTTATTTGATCAAAGCCGGGGCAGCTTAGGCAGTCGCGAGCTAGCCAAAAAGCTTAACGAAGAAGGCATTACAATTGGCCGTGGAAAAACGCGGCGTCGCATGAAGTCTTTGGGGCTTATAGTGCAGCAGCGCACGGCTTACAAGGTTACGACCAAACGCGATGAGCGCGCGGGTGTTGCCGATAATTTACTGAATCAAAACTTCAATCCGGTGGGAATTAACCAAGTATGGGCTGGTGATATTACCTATTTGAAAACGACTCAAGGCTGGATGTACTTGGCGGTCGTTATGGATTTATATTCCCGGCGAATTGTTGGCTGGGCAATAGATAAGCGCATGACCACGTCGCTAATTTGCGAGGCAATTAATCGTGCGGTGGCAATAAGGCAGCCACCAAAAGGGCTGGTTTTTCACAGCGACCGCGGCTCTCAATATACAAGCAAGCGCTTTGGCAAACTCCTGAAGAGCCATGGCATTCGCGCTTCAATGGGGGATGTTGGCGCCTGCTGGGATAATGCCGTTGTTGAGCGTTTTTTTGGCAGTTTAAAGCACGACTGGCTTTTTAAAGTACCAATGCACTCTCGAAAATCTATGAAAAAAGATGTGGGTTTGTATATGAAATATTACAACAGTGATCGCCTTCACTCGGCGAATGACGACTTGTCGCCCGCTGCATATGAGCGAAGACATTTACAACAGGAGGCGCTTTATGGGTAA
- the doeB2 gene encoding N(2)-acetyl-L-2,4-diaminobutanoate deacetylase DoeB2, producing the protein MSDFWQKTISSAQVIRRELHQYPELGWQENRTAERIRAELTQLGIPWTVCAQTGTVAKLTPRNITNSNNSSHPRIALRGDIDALPIDEKTGKVYQSQHTGCMHACGHDGHTATLLATAKWLKYCEDQLPAPVTLIFQPAEEGGHGAKKMIEDGALKGVDQIFGWHNWPAIDFGKMLCPDGIVMCGNGTFTLTVNGRGGHASQPELCRDPVLAASAITMALQQIISRRLPPQKAAVVSVTSIEAPSAATVIPQQAIIGGSIRIPDQSTREQINEWITDIAVSTARTYGVECEVNIQPRYGATINHAAQALQMRQLWQQLHTPPNNCDLPQNTDALEQNLPAPIMASEDFSYYLQQIPGAFALIGADDGPDHQAPCHSPHYDFNDRLIEKVTRLFAQLAGAPAPNSLTHSNHNSINTLS; encoded by the coding sequence ATGTCGGACTTCTGGCAAAAGACCATCTCATCGGCGCAAGTAATACGCCGAGAGCTACATCAATATCCCGAGCTTGGCTGGCAAGAAAATCGCACAGCTGAGCGTATTCGAGCGGAATTAACACAACTGGGAATTCCCTGGACGGTATGTGCGCAAACTGGCACCGTGGCCAAGTTAACACCGCGCAACATCACCAATAGTAATAACTCCAGCCACCCACGCATTGCCTTGCGTGGCGACATCGACGCTCTGCCCATTGACGAAAAAACCGGTAAAGTCTATCAATCACAACACACCGGTTGCATGCATGCCTGTGGCCACGATGGCCATACCGCCACCCTGCTAGCAACGGCCAAATGGTTAAAATATTGTGAGGATCAATTACCCGCGCCTGTTACGTTAATTTTTCAGCCGGCAGAAGAAGGCGGCCACGGCGCCAAAAAAATGATCGAAGATGGCGCATTGAAAGGTGTGGATCAAATATTTGGTTGGCACAATTGGCCCGCTATAGATTTTGGCAAAATGCTTTGCCCCGATGGCATAGTAATGTGCGGCAACGGCACCTTTACACTCACAGTCAACGGCCGTGGTGGCCACGCCAGCCAACCAGAGCTATGCCGCGACCCCGTACTTGCGGCCAGCGCTATTACCATGGCTTTACAACAAATTATTAGCCGCAGGCTGCCGCCGCAAAAAGCCGCAGTGGTTAGCGTAACCTCTATAGAGGCACCCAGCGCCGCTACGGTTATTCCACAACAGGCCATTATTGGCGGCAGCATTCGCATCCCCGATCAAAGCACCCGCGAACAAATTAACGAATGGATTACTGATATCGCCGTGAGTACCGCCCGCACTTACGGGGTAGAGTGCGAAGTCAATATTCAACCCCGCTATGGCGCCACCATTAACCACGCCGCCCAAGCGCTGCAAATGCGCCAACTTTGGCAGCAACTGCATACGCCACCGAACAACTGCGATTTGCCACAAAATACTGATGCCCTAGAGCAAAACCTGCCTGCACCGATTATGGCATCGGAAGACTTCAGTTATTACTTGCAGCAAATTCCAGGCGCATTTGCGCTAATTGGGGCCGACGATGGCCCCGACCATCAAGCACCTTGCCACAGCCCGCACTACGACTTTAACGACCGTTTAATCGAAAAAGTTACGCGCCTGTTCGCACAGTTAGCCGGTGCGCCGGCGCCCAATAGCCTCACCCATTCAAACCACAACAGCATCAATACACTCAGTTAA
- a CDS encoding TfoX/Sxy family DNA transformation protein: protein MDRIQVLQERKPVSRYRGKSAFLEMPLNGFGPRSEEILAEVEIHSVEDFMAIDPYDLYAKIKPMKGMGLNSIYAIIGARENLSWLEVAKTRKAEILMRLDDLRLAPK from the coding sequence ATGGACCGAATACAGGTTTTGCAGGAGCGAAAACCTGTAAGCCGCTATCGCGGAAAAAGTGCATTTTTAGAGATGCCCTTAAATGGCTTTGGCCCCCGAAGTGAAGAGATATTAGCTGAAGTTGAAATTCATTCAGTCGAAGATTTTATGGCGATTGATCCTTATGATCTATACGCAAAGATAAAGCCTATGAAGGGTATGGGATTAAATTCAATTTATGCAATTATCGGAGCAAGGGAGAACTTGTCATGGTTAGAGGTAGCAAAAACGCGTAAAGCCGAAATTTTAATGCGCCTTGATGACCTCAGGTTAGCGCCGAAGTAA
- a CDS encoding NAD-dependent succinate-semialdehyde dehydrogenase has translation MNQALIATNPFNGQKLAEYPTLNSVGIDEKISQANNAFSHWKNTTFAERAEVLRNVAKALRDAKPLLAELMAKEMGKPVKEGLAEVEKAAWCSEYYAEHAEPYLATETLPSDASNSYVYYQPLGTLLGILPWNAPLWLAARYFAPALMAGNTCVLKHDPNVPGCAQAIADVFAKAGAPKNILVNLPIATPAVAEAIRHPAVQAVSFTGSAKAGGIVAATAAAEIKHAVLELGGSDPFIVLADADLDTAADIATLSRIINAGQSCIAAKRIIVASEVYDTFIGKLKTRLAALKLGDPLLEDTDIGPIARNDLRQNLHRQVAATVAAGANCLLGGEIPEGEGYFYPVTLLTDVTETMCAFKEETFGPVMVVIKADSPEHALTLANDTEYGLGAGVWTQDVDLALKFAKDLNAGQVAINGIVKTDPRLPSGGIKKSGYGRELGPHGIKEFVNAKQIWIK, from the coding sequence ATGAATCAGGCACTGATTGCAACCAATCCATTTAACGGCCAAAAATTAGCCGAATACCCTACGTTAAATAGCGTGGGAATCGACGAAAAAATTTCCCAAGCCAATAACGCGTTTAGCCACTGGAAAAACACCACCTTTGCCGAGCGCGCCGAGGTATTGCGTAATGTGGCCAAAGCCCTGCGCGACGCCAAACCTTTGCTGGCCGAATTAATGGCAAAAGAGATGGGCAAGCCCGTAAAAGAGGGCCTAGCCGAAGTGGAAAAAGCCGCGTGGTGTTCTGAATATTACGCCGAGCACGCCGAGCCTTACTTGGCGACCGAAACGCTACCGTCTGATGCCTCTAACAGCTATGTGTACTATCAACCGCTAGGCACGTTATTGGGCATATTGCCGTGGAACGCGCCGCTGTGGCTGGCAGCGCGCTACTTTGCCCCAGCGCTAATGGCCGGTAATACCTGCGTGTTAAAACACGACCCCAACGTACCCGGTTGCGCACAAGCCATTGCCGATGTCTTTGCGAAGGCTGGCGCACCCAAAAATATTTTGGTGAACTTACCCATTGCCACACCGGCTGTCGCCGAGGCTATTCGCCACCCTGCGGTGCAAGCCGTTTCGTTTACCGGCTCCGCTAAAGCGGGGGGCATTGTTGCCGCCACGGCTGCCGCCGAGATTAAACACGCGGTATTAGAGCTAGGCGGCTCAGACCCCTTCATTGTATTAGCCGATGCCGACTTAGACACCGCCGCCGACATCGCCACCTTGTCGCGCATTATTAATGCCGGCCAATCGTGTATTGCCGCCAAGCGCATTATTGTTGCCAGCGAGGTTTACGATACGTTTATCGGTAAATTAAAAACGCGGTTAGCTGCACTAAAGCTTGGCGACCCACTTTTAGAAGACACCGACATAGGCCCTATTGCCCGCAACGATTTACGGCAAAACTTACACCGCCAAGTGGCCGCCACCGTAGCAGCGGGCGCCAACTGTTTACTCGGTGGCGAAATACCCGAAGGCGAAGGTTATTTTTACCCGGTCACGCTATTAACCGACGTAACTGAAACCATGTGCGCGTTTAAAGAAGAAACCTTTGGCCCCGTGATGGTGGTGATAAAAGCCGATTCACCCGAGCACGCCTTAACACTCGCTAACGACACCGAATACGGCTTGGGCGCCGGCGTATGGACGCAGGATGTAGACCTAGCGCTCAAGTTTGCCAAAGACCTAAATGCCGGCCAAGTCGCCATAAACGGCATTGTTAAAACCGACCCACGACTGCCCAGCGGCGGTATAAAAAAATCGGGTTATGGCCGCGAACTCGGCCCCCACGGCATCAAAGAATTTGTGAACGCCAAGCAAATTTGGATTAAATAA
- a CDS encoding aspartate aminotransferase family protein, producing MSIFEQRESDIRAYCRVYPVVFDKAINARQTDEDGKEYIDFFAGAGVLNFGHNNPRMKTAMINYLQNDGVLHSLDMHTTAKRAFMERFVTTILEPRNMPHKLQFMGPTGTNAVEAALKLARRATGRSDIVAFTKGFHGMTLGSLACTANQYFRGAAGIPLLHVEHQPFGCEKPCSGCEMGCGVANIEALRGQYSDASSGISPPAAFLVETIQAEGGVNVAHKAWLTALAQLAKDFGSLLIIDDVQVGIGRTGSFFSFDDYGIDPDIVCLAKGIGGMGTPMAVNLVKPEIDQHWSPGEHTGTFRGQSLSFVAGAEMLSYFEDDSFMDEVKAKAKVMAGALAPLEKLSAVQVRGKGMILGLDVGNGENAKAIVNQCFDKGLLIASCGTGGRVVKLIPPLTIPDSDLQEGLDILVQTAQTVLEAAA from the coding sequence ATGAGCATATTCGAGCAACGAGAATCCGATATTAGAGCCTATTGTCGCGTCTACCCGGTGGTGTTTGATAAAGCCATTAACGCGCGCCAAACCGACGAAGACGGCAAGGAATATATCGATTTTTTTGCAGGCGCAGGCGTGCTGAACTTTGGCCATAACAACCCGCGCATGAAAACCGCCATGATTAACTATCTGCAAAACGATGGTGTTTTACACAGTTTAGATATGCACACCACCGCTAAGCGGGCCTTTATGGAGCGCTTTGTAACAACCATTCTCGAACCGCGCAACATGCCCCACAAACTGCAATTTATGGGGCCAACCGGCACCAATGCGGTAGAGGCTGCTTTAAAATTAGCGCGCAGGGCCACCGGCCGCAGTGACATTGTGGCTTTTACCAAAGGCTTTCACGGTATGACCTTAGGCTCGCTTGCGTGCACCGCCAACCAATACTTTCGCGGCGCGGCGGGCATTCCGTTGCTGCATGTAGAGCATCAACCTTTTGGCTGTGAAAAACCCTGTAGTGGCTGCGAAATGGGCTGCGGTGTAGCCAATATAGAAGCACTGCGCGGGCAATATAGCGATGCCTCCAGTGGTATTAGCCCACCAGCGGCATTCTTAGTGGAAACCATTCAAGCCGAAGGCGGCGTGAACGTTGCCCATAAAGCGTGGCTAACGGCGTTAGCCCAGCTAGCGAAAGACTTTGGCAGTTTACTGATTATCGACGATGTCCAAGTAGGCATTGGCCGCACGGGTTCATTCTTTAGTTTTGACGATTACGGCATAGACCCGGACATTGTGTGCCTAGCCAAAGGCATTGGCGGCATGGGCACCCCTATGGCGGTAAACCTGGTAAAACCCGAGATTGATCAACACTGGTCACCTGGCGAGCACACCGGCACCTTCCGCGGCCAGTCGTTATCGTTTGTGGCTGGTGCCGAAATGCTCAGTTACTTTGAAGACGACAGCTTTATGGACGAGGTAAAAGCCAAAGCCAAAGTGATGGCTGGCGCCCTTGCACCGCTAGAAAAACTGAGCGCCGTGCAAGTGCGCGGTAAAGGCATGATTTTAGGCTTAGATGTGGGCAACGGCGAAAATGCCAAAGCCATTGTTAACCAGTGCTTTGATAAGGGCTTATTAATTGCCAGCTGCGGCACAGGTGGCCGAGTGGTTAAGCTGATACCGCCGCTGACCATTCCCGACAGCGACTTACAAGAAGGACTGGATATTCTAGTGCAAACCGCACAAACCGTTTTGGAGGCCGCCGCATGA
- the doeA gene encoding ectoine hydrolase translates to MKKRDDMTFPYEEYERRISELRSRIAERHLDAVVITDPENIMYLTDYQTTGYSFFQALVVPLEDEPFMITRALEESNIFARTWVERTRPYPDTGDAVQMLVDALREFGLSTKRIGYERNSYFFPAYQQDTIHTTLTDAKLLDCFGIVEEGRICKSALEIDLMRRAATATEAGMEAGIAACHAGATENEIGAAISAAMFRAGGEPPAVMPYVTSGPRTMIGHATWEGRVVKPDEHIFLEVGGCYRRYHTAMMRTVVLGQLSDSMHKAQECMKLALNTMHNYIQPGMTVSDVDNMIRNIISHNDVGARLVTRSGYSIGIAFPPSWDEGYICSLKQGDGTVLKEGMTFHVIPWMWGVDGDKTCGISDTIHITADGCESFFTMDRDFSVKPNEASAMVQPNPTASNIAGSPQGLPASSIQSSPSASTQAVNTKATASKQQIKAAKHAHAKS, encoded by the coding sequence ATGAAAAAACGCGATGATATGACCTTCCCCTACGAGGAGTACGAGCGCCGAATTTCCGAGCTACGCAGCCGCATTGCCGAGCGCCACTTGGATGCCGTGGTAATCACCGACCCCGAAAACATCATGTACCTAACCGATTACCAAACCACCGGTTACTCGTTCTTCCAAGCGCTGGTTGTGCCCTTAGAAGACGAGCCCTTCATGATTACCCGCGCATTGGAGGAATCCAATATTTTTGCCCGCACCTGGGTGGAGCGCACACGCCCCTACCCTGATACCGGCGATGCCGTGCAAATGCTGGTCGATGCACTGCGTGAATTTGGCCTATCGACTAAGCGCATTGGTTACGAGCGCAATAGCTACTTCTTCCCCGCCTACCAGCAAGACACCATCCATACCACCCTAACCGATGCCAAGCTACTGGACTGTTTTGGCATTGTAGAAGAAGGCCGCATTTGCAAATCGGCACTGGAAATAGACTTAATGCGCCGCGCCGCCACCGCGACCGAAGCCGGCATGGAGGCAGGCATAGCCGCTTGCCACGCCGGCGCTACCGAAAACGAAATTGGTGCCGCCATTAGCGCGGCCATGTTCCGCGCAGGCGGCGAGCCACCGGCGGTAATGCCCTATGTTACCTCTGGCCCGCGCACCATGATTGGCCACGCCACATGGGAGGGCCGCGTGGTTAAGCCCGATGAGCATATTTTTTTGGAAGTGGGCGGCTGCTACCGCCGCTACCACACCGCCATGATGCGCACCGTGGTATTGGGCCAGCTGAGCGATTCCATGCACAAGGCGCAGGAGTGTATGAAGTTAGCGCTCAATACCATGCATAACTACATTCAGCCAGGCATGACGGTATCGGATGTGGACAACATGATCCGCAATATTATTTCCCATAATGATGTGGGCGCACGTTTGGTAACGCGATCAGGTTATTCCATTGGCATCGCCTTCCCACCCAGCTGGGACGAAGGCTATATATGCAGCTTAAAACAAGGCGACGGCACCGTTTTAAAAGAAGGCATGACGTTTCATGTTATCCCTTGGATGTGGGGGGTTGATGGCGACAAGACCTGCGGCATTTCCGACACTATTCATATTACCGCCGACGGCTGTGAATCCTTTTTTACTATGGATAGGGACTTTTCCGTAAAACCTAACGAAGCTAGTGCGATGGTTCAACCTAACCCTACTGCCAGCAATATAGCTGGCAGCCCGCAAGGCTTGCCCGCAAGCAGCATTCAATCCAGCCCCAGCGCCAGTACTCAGGCTGTAAATACAAAAGCTACCGCTAGTAAGCAGCAAATTAAAGCCGCTAAACATGCGCACGCTAAAAGTTAA
- a CDS encoding PaaI family thioesterase — MQVNGNIEFNITQKTAKTVVAHMPVQAGILNPFGIVNAGAILWFADVSASILVLEGTTMSEGMAGFPLAINLNANLVGNSKTGTFIAKAEFVKKGRTVSVVRTLVTDLDGKLIAEVTTNHVLSK, encoded by the coding sequence ATGCAAGTTAACGGCAACATAGAATTTAACATCACCCAAAAAACCGCTAAAACCGTGGTTGCGCACATGCCAGTTCAAGCGGGCATTTTAAATCCTTTTGGCATAGTAAATGCCGGCGCTATTTTGTGGTTTGCTGATGTTAGCGCCTCTATCTTGGTATTAGAAGGTACGACAATGAGCGAAGGCATGGCAGGGTTCCCGCTTGCCATTAACTTAAATGCCAACTTGGTTGGCAATAGCAAAACAGGCACTTTTATCGCCAAAGCTGAATTTGTAAAAAAGGGGCGTACTGTGAGTGTAGTAAGAACCCTTGTCACCGATTTAGACGGTAAGCTAATCGCCGAGGTCACCACCAATCATGTGCTCTCTAAATAG
- a CDS encoding transglutaminase family protein codes for MKKFKIIHRTHYEFSSSVQLLPHTLRLRPREGHELRIEYSKLDITPLVSLRWQRDVEGNCISTASFNTKTQSLTISSEVVIQQYDLLPHDFLVSNYAVHYPFNYSPEDTIQLSPYLLNPAEPRSTIIDNWIAELKSTSHKEKFQTFELLLQLNQRIYQTVSYRIREEEGVQPAEQTLALGSGSCRDCASLFMAAAKALGFAARFVSGYIHSHAAIAQSGSTHAWAEVFIPGAGWKGFDPTIGDMVGADHIAVAVARLPESVPPVAGNFFGNPGSKMDVDVWVTEIE; via the coding sequence GTGAAAAAATTTAAAATAATTCATCGGACACACTATGAATTTTCTAGTAGCGTGCAACTACTACCACATACATTGCGTTTGCGCCCAAGGGAGGGCCACGAGCTGCGCATTGAATACTCAAAGCTTGACATCACACCACTGGTATCGCTGCGGTGGCAGCGTGATGTCGAGGGCAACTGTATATCCACTGCAAGTTTTAACACCAAAACGCAAAGCTTAACAATAAGCAGCGAAGTTGTTATTCAGCAATACGATTTACTTCCTCACGATTTTTTAGTTTCCAACTACGCCGTTCACTACCCTTTTAATTATTCACCTGAAGATACAATACAACTATCGCCTTACCTACTTAACCCAGCAGAACCACGCTCAACAATTATCGATAATTGGATAGCCGAACTAAAAAGCACTAGCCACAAAGAAAAATTTCAAACATTTGAATTATTACTGCAATTAAACCAACGCATTTATCAAACGGTCTCTTATCGCATAAGGGAAGAAGAAGGCGTACAACCGGCAGAGCAAACACTCGCATTAGGCTCTGGCTCGTGCCGTGATTGCGCAAGCTTATTTATGGCCGCAGCAAAAGCTTTGGGTTTTGCTGCACGCTTTGTCAGTGGTTATATTCATTCACATGCGGCTATAGCGCAATCGGGCTCTACCCATGCGTGGGCAGAAGTTTTTATTCCAGGTGCTGGTTGGAAAGGTTTTGACCCCACCATAGGTGATATGGTGGGCGCAGACCATATTGCCGTAGCCGTAGCACGCTTACCCGAATCGGTTCCGCCAGTAGCAGGAAATTTTTTTGGCAATCCAGGCTCAAAAATGGATGTCGACGTCTGGGTTACCGAAATAGAATAA
- a CDS encoding LamG-like jellyroll fold domain-containing protein, with translation MNKNTTILTLYLLIFCGPSYADFWAGSSRNLSLSALGNKVAVACHNCYSPDDSNVTLSQALQQIHQGQAADADLIEIDLVAHNGSWVVSHGTNIGPDYNDVFSDNTFRNGSAIPFIEIKTNFSQQAYADMLVNTINTYGYLNTGDLVIIRSFHSAALDKIAIALENIDSARSSRVRLSRLYQNKTYSSLLDWQKNITEMSNKYHMVEFNSKTKNLVSLIELAKAKGLGINLWTIRDYAEVFAAAYRDSVDALTIDSGSGRNREDNIRLAKSVVTDNTNLLYFNMAKQNFNQTDHLHFYDRNHSMYKYRHLSNSPEWEWLENIGEDRYGGSLVLNKNDAEYIRFYDRDNNTSEGYFIYAVVNFDSFSTNTTQAIVNKSDSGGFALELNGGSLRFGVHVEGTYHYVTHPLSALNGTDAYQIIGAYDGNGGVRMWVDGNEVGSPPNISGTVTPNNSPIVVGADPQGPDNQRFFFSGKIQTVSVQSWGHH, from the coding sequence ATGAACAAAAATACTACAATTTTAACTCTTTACTTACTAATCTTCTGCGGGCCTTCTTATGCAGACTTTTGGGCTGGCAGTAGCCGAAACTTATCCCTATCTGCACTGGGCAACAAAGTGGCTGTTGCTTGTCACAATTGCTATTCTCCAGATGATAGCAACGTAACCCTATCTCAAGCCCTACAGCAAATTCATCAAGGGCAAGCTGCGGACGCTGATTTAATTGAGATCGACCTCGTCGCTCATAATGGTAGCTGGGTTGTATCACACGGAACAAATATTGGGCCGGATTATAATGATGTGTTTAGCGATAATACTTTCCGCAATGGATCGGCGATCCCCTTTATTGAAATCAAGACCAACTTTAGCCAACAGGCTTACGCCGATATGCTGGTTAACACCATCAACACTTATGGGTATTTAAACACTGGCGACCTAGTCATTATTCGTTCTTTCCATAGTGCTGCACTCGATAAAATAGCAATAGCACTAGAAAATATAGACTCAGCTCGATCAAGCAGGGTACGCTTAAGTCGCTTGTATCAAAATAAGACGTACAGCAGTCTTTTGGACTGGCAAAAAAATATCACCGAGATGTCGAACAAATACCACATGGTAGAATTCAATAGTAAAACAAAAAACTTAGTAAGCTTAATCGAACTCGCTAAAGCCAAGGGCTTAGGTATTAACTTATGGACCATTCGTGACTACGCTGAAGTATTTGCTGCCGCCTACCGCGACAGTGTTGATGCGCTAACCATAGATAGCGGTAGCGGGCGAAATCGAGAAGATAACATCCGACTAGCTAAATCTGTTGTAACAGACAATACTAATTTGCTTTATTTCAACATGGCGAAGCAAAACTTCAACCAGACAGATCACCTTCACTTCTATGATCGCAATCATTCAATGTATAAATATCGCCATTTATCTAATTCTCCCGAATGGGAATGGTTAGAGAACATTGGCGAGGATCGTTATGGCGGCTCGCTAGTGCTCAACAAAAATGATGCCGAATATATTAGATTTTATGACCGCGACAATAATACTAGTGAAGGGTACTTTATATACGCAGTTGTGAATTTTGATTCTTTCTCAACTAATACTACACAAGCCATTGTGAATAAGTCTGACTCTGGCGGTTTTGCATTGGAACTTAATGGAGGCAGCCTCCGCTTTGGCGTTCACGTCGAAGGTACTTATCATTACGTAACCCATCCACTAAGCGCTTTAAATGGTACAGATGCTTATCAAATTATTGGTGCTTACGATGGCAATGGAGGCGTAAGGATGTGGGTCGACGGTAATGAAGTTGGCTCTCCACCGAACATTAGTGGCACCGTAACACCAAATAACTCCCCAATTGTAGTCGGAGCAGACCCTCAAGGACCCGACAACCAACGCTTCTTTTTTTCCGGTAAGATTCAAACTGTTAGCGTTCAGAGCTGGGGGCATCATTAA